In the genome of Asterias amurensis chromosome 16, ASM3211899v1, one region contains:
- the LOC139948631 gene encoding insulin-induced gene 2 protein-like, with amino-acid sequence MFAKMSGIISTVRRSVVLYLIGVCLALILHLLQIQRNVTLFPVEVIGSLMKSDWWVPPVCGAAAVIVGLLYPCIDRRLGKFPCYKVEWSNVMRCLAVFVGINHASAKIDFANNLQFSLTLAAMSIGLWWLFDRSRTGFGLALIVSFLATLVTQLLVYKGFYSYTEPDFLYVRSWIPCVFFSGGVTMGNIGRQLAVYEMQKEHKM; translated from the exons ATGTTCGCAAAGATGTCCGGAATAATCAGCACAGTTCGGCGGTCGGTGGTTCTGTACCTCATCGGGGTGTGTCTGGCGCTTATTCTACACCTGCTACAGATCCAACGTAACGTAACACTATTCCCCGTCGAAGTCATTGGGAGTCTTATGAAATCTGACTGGTGGGTTCCGCCGGTATGCGGTGCTGCTGCTG TCATTGTTGGTCTACTTTACCCCTGTATCGACAGACGTCTAGGGAAGTTCCCCTGCTACAAAGTGGAGTGGTCTAACGTGATGCGATGTCTAGCAGTCTTTGTGGGGATTAACCACGCCTCTGCT AAAATCGATTTTGCCAACAATCTGCAGTTTTCGTTGACGCTAGCGGCGATGTCCATCGGTCTGTGGTGGCTCTTTGATCGGTCAAGGACAGGGTTCGGTCTGGCTCTGATCGTCTCCTTTCTGGCTACATTGGTTACACAGCTCCTGGTTTACAAAGGGTTTTATAG TTACACGGAACCAGACTTTTTGTACGTGCGCTCCTGGATACCATGCGTGTTCTTCTCCGGCGGTGTCACAATGGGCAACATTGGACGTCAACTTGCTGTG TATGAAATGCAAAAGGAACACAAGATGTGA